The proteins below are encoded in one region of bacterium:
- a CDS encoding hemolysin family protein, whose translation MSNLLLGLGIGAIALCLVGIFLCSLAEAAFLGMSPTRQRRVMDSRHRHARHVVRLLSDANYLSALIVGMNLFVIIISTVMTLLVQDRTPEGSEWLHEGLHVGMILFIMVFAELTPKTYGGLYPERVSLAMAPAIMLLARTFRPAVVTLQLIARPIVRMISGHHHGRELMSLDEIRAAADVVEEEGLVDAEEAEMLDSVIDLGERQVREIMVPRVNMVAVEETDTVAEFAAVASRSGFSRIPIYAETLDHITGVVYVNDMLRRLAADRTGFTLRDIARPPLYVPDSKRIDELLRELRERRVHIALVVDEFGGTDGLVTIEDILEELVGEIADEHDTPEEEVERVGDTEVVVDGQLKIEEADELLGCQLPQGQYETVAGMLSQVAGHIPGPGETFEVAGVKLTVEDGDGQFVGRVRMVVGKREDGDG comes from the coding sequence ATGAGCAACCTGCTCCTCGGACTGGGAATCGGCGCCATCGCGCTGTGCCTGGTGGGCATCTTCCTGTGCTCGCTGGCGGAAGCGGCCTTCCTGGGGATGAGCCCCACACGGCAGCGCCGCGTGATGGACAGCCGCCACCGCCACGCTCGCCATGTCGTCAGGTTGCTGTCGGACGCGAACTACCTGAGCGCCCTGATCGTGGGCATGAACCTGTTCGTCATCATCATCTCGACGGTGATGACGTTGCTGGTGCAGGACCGGACACCCGAGGGCTCCGAGTGGCTGCACGAGGGCCTGCACGTCGGCATGATCCTGTTCATCATGGTCTTCGCCGAACTCACGCCCAAGACCTATGGCGGCCTGTACCCCGAGCGGGTCTCACTGGCCATGGCGCCGGCCATCATGCTGCTGGCTCGCACTTTCCGGCCGGCAGTGGTGACCCTCCAGCTCATCGCGCGGCCGATCGTGCGGATGATCAGCGGGCACCATCACGGCCGCGAGCTGATGAGCCTCGATGAGATCAGGGCGGCGGCCGACGTCGTCGAGGAAGAGGGGCTGGTGGACGCTGAAGAGGCAGAGATGCTCGACAGCGTCATTGACCTGGGCGAGCGACAGGTGCGGGAGATCATGGTGCCGCGGGTCAACATGGTGGCGGTCGAGGAGACGGACACCGTCGCCGAGTTCGCCGCCGTCGCCAGTCGCAGCGGCTTCTCGCGCATTCCCATCTACGCCGAGACGCTCGACCACATCACGGGCGTCGTCTATGTCAACGACATGCTGCGCCGCCTGGCCGCCGACCGCACCGGCTTCACGCTGCGCGACATCGCCCGCCCGCCGCTGTACGTGCCGGACAGCAAGCGCATTGACGAGCTGCTGCGGGAGCTACGCGAGCGCCGGGTGCACATTGCCCTCGTGGTGGATGAGTTCGGCGGCACCGACGGGCTGGTCACCATCGAGGATATCCTCGAGGAGCTGGTCGGCGAGATCGCCGACGAACATGACACCCCCGAGGAGGAAGTCGAGCGGGTCGGTGACACCGAGGTGGTGGTGGACGGGCAGCTCAAGATTGAGGAGGCCGATGAGCTGCTGGGGTGCCAGCTCCCGCAAGGACAGTATGAGACTGTCGCAGGAATGTTGTCCCAGGTGGCAGGTCACATTCCGGGGCCGGGGGAAACCTTCGAGGTGGCCGGGGTCAAGCTGACGGTGGAGGACGGCGACGGGCAGTTCGTGGGGCGGGTGCGCATGGTCGTAGGCAAAAGGGAGGACGGTGACGGGTAG
- a CDS encoding M48 family metalloprotease: MARKSKVRKTKEVKKSRGLSPADFTFPGEKSSYFGGVAGMAIVFVWLAVMAFFFLKNAAGQRLWYAPVEVLAYPVLAVLIANILAARPRQAEFKKAGRQARVMNNNHADLYRTLVRQASVLGMKTPPDMYLVDDPHPIIFSLPAGKGIIVASQALRQALYPEEFEALIAHEIAHIACKHVRMDMAMTFIRHANVGIKIGLFPVVLMTFFARAWRDLIDFSADRGAMLITLRPAVINAALVKFAVAADPNAGITSEDLQAFLDGQGDIATDSAQMERHFRVGQFMSSQPGLRERVEQLTEFPQTKQGQEAIAKAAEIQGVAVPTFGGPAKRGEDAIETVVDEDEQEIPSEM, from the coding sequence TTGGCACGCAAGAGCAAGGTCCGCAAGACCAAAGAGGTCAAGAAGTCCAGAGGGCTGTCTCCCGCCGACTTCACCTTTCCGGGAGAGAAGTCGAGCTACTTTGGCGGGGTAGCGGGGATGGCGATCGTCTTTGTGTGGTTAGCCGTCATGGCGTTCTTCTTCCTCAAGAACGCCGCCGGGCAGCGGCTGTGGTATGCGCCCGTGGAGGTGCTGGCCTATCCGGTGCTGGCCGTACTCATCGCCAACATCCTGGCGGCCCGTCCGCGGCAGGCGGAGTTCAAGAAGGCCGGGCGCCAGGCGCGGGTGATGAACAACAACCACGCCGACCTGTACCGGACCCTCGTCCGTCAGGCCTCGGTGCTGGGCATGAAGACCCCGCCGGACATGTACCTGGTGGATGACCCGCACCCCATCATCTTCAGCCTGCCGGCCGGCAAGGGCATCATCGTCGCCAGCCAGGCCCTCCGCCAGGCCCTCTACCCCGAGGAGTTCGAGGCGCTCATCGCCCATGAGATCGCGCACATCGCCTGCAAGCACGTGCGCATGGACATGGCGATGACCTTCATCCGCCACGCGAACGTCGGGATCAAGATCGGGCTCTTCCCGGTGGTGCTGATGACGTTCTTTGCGCGCGCGTGGCGGGACTTGATCGACTTCTCCGCGGACCGCGGCGCGATGCTCATCACCCTGCGGCCGGCGGTCATCAATGCCGCTCTGGTCAAGTTCGCGGTGGCAGCCGACCCCAATGCCGGCATCACCTCCGAGGACCTGCAGGCCTTCCTGGACGGCCAGGGCGACATTGCCACCGACTCGGCGCAGATGGAGCGGCACTTCCGCGTCGGCCAGTTCATGAGTTCGCAGCCAGGCCTGCGCGAGCGCGTCGAGCAGCTCACCGAGTTCCCACAGACCAAGCAGGGCCAGGAGGCCATCGCCAAGGCCGCAGAGATCCAGGGCGTGGCCGTGCCGACCTTCGGCGGTCCGGCCAAGCGCGGCGAGGACGCCATCGAGACCGTGGTGGATGAGGACGAGCAGGAGATACCAAGCGAGATGTAG
- the pheA gene encoding prephenate dehydratase, with the protein MPLDDLRGQIDRIDHELLRLLRERAQIASEVGQFKASQGRDVYDPQREARLLERLTTDDLSPLTPEAIRAIYREIISVSRSLQRTPVIAYLGPEHTFSHLAALQHFGVSCDYRPQPAIEEIFHSVERREADFGLVPIENSIEGVVTRSLDYLVDTSLSICAETYVDVRICLLGYGTVEQIRRVLSHPQPLAQCRHWLRKHIPMAEQLPEASTSTATAAVAEARDPEVAALGTAQAAEHYGVPVLADDIQDYRNNRTRFFVLGRCHPGPTGKDKTSVLFTTLHKSGALAAALVPLSAHQINLTLIQSRPAPTGLQGPYFFYVDFDGHQDDPMVHAALEGLSENCQKIKILGSYPAAPE; encoded by the coding sequence ATGCCGCTGGACGACCTGCGCGGACAAATAGATAGAATTGACCACGAGTTGCTGCGACTCCTGCGCGAGCGGGCCCAGATCGCCTCGGAAGTCGGCCAGTTCAAGGCCAGCCAGGGACGCGACGTCTACGATCCACAGCGCGAAGCGCGACTGCTCGAGCGGCTGACCACCGACGACCTTTCGCCGCTGACTCCTGAGGCGATCCGCGCCATCTACCGTGAGATCATCTCGGTGTCGCGGAGCCTGCAGCGTACGCCCGTCATCGCCTACCTGGGCCCCGAGCACACCTTCAGCCACCTCGCTGCGCTCCAGCATTTCGGCGTCAGTTGCGACTACCGCCCACAGCCGGCGATCGAGGAGATCTTCCACTCCGTCGAGCGCCGCGAGGCCGACTTCGGGCTCGTGCCGATCGAGAACTCCATTGAGGGCGTCGTCACCCGCAGCCTCGACTACCTCGTGGACACCTCGCTGTCCATCTGCGCCGAGACCTATGTGGATGTCAGGATCTGCCTGCTCGGCTACGGGACCGTAGAGCAGATCCGCCGGGTGCTGTCACACCCGCAGCCGCTGGCCCAGTGCCGGCACTGGCTGCGCAAGCACATACCGATGGCCGAGCAACTACCGGAAGCGAGCACCTCGACTGCGACCGCCGCCGTGGCGGAGGCCCGGGACCCGGAGGTCGCGGCGCTGGGCACTGCCCAAGCCGCCGAGCACTACGGCGTGCCCGTTCTGGCCGACGACATCCAGGACTACCGCAACAACCGCACGCGCTTCTTCGTGCTGGGCCGCTGCCACCCGGGCCCGACCGGCAAGGACAAGACCTCGGTGCTGTTCACGACTCTGCACAAGTCTGGCGCGCTCGCCGCGGCGCTGGTGCCGCTGAGCGCCCACCAGATCAACCTGACGCTGATCCAGTCGCGTCCGGCCCCCACCGGCTTGCAGGGCCCCTACTTCTTCTACGTAGACTTCGACGGCCACCAGGACGACCCGATGGTCCACGCCGCCCTCGAAGGCCTCAGCGAGAACTGCCAGAAGATCAAGATCCTCGGCAGCTACCCGGCCGCACCCGAATAG
- the accD gene encoding acetyl-CoA carboxylase, carboxyltransferase subunit beta — translation MASLFRRAQRHREPDIPPDLWEECPGCHQLLYGKDLESELWVCSKCSHHFRLSVWQRLQITADPGTFIEWDHEMPIYDPLHFPEYRHKLEDSRKKTGMTEAIMTGTCAIERQPVGIGLMDLSFVGGSMGWVVGERVARLFERSTQEGMPVVIFCASGGARMQESLVSLMQMAKTSGAAGRLADAGLPYISVLTHPTYGGVTASYAFLGDVILAEPAAAVGFAGPRVIEVTNLKMADGVQTVEFQYDHGMVDMIVPRKEMRETLGRILRWAMAG, via the coding sequence ATGGCATCACTATTCCGCCGGGCCCAGAGGCACCGCGAGCCGGACATCCCGCCCGACCTGTGGGAGGAGTGTCCCGGCTGCCACCAGTTGCTCTACGGCAAGGACCTCGAGAGCGAGCTGTGGGTCTGCAGCAAGTGCAGCCATCACTTCCGCCTCTCGGTCTGGCAGCGCCTGCAGATCACGGCTGATCCGGGGACGTTCATCGAGTGGGACCACGAGATGCCCATCTACGACCCCCTCCACTTCCCGGAGTACCGCCACAAGCTGGAGGACAGCCGCAAGAAGACCGGGATGACCGAGGCCATCATGACCGGCACGTGCGCCATCGAGCGCCAGCCGGTGGGCATCGGCTTGATGGACCTGTCGTTTGTGGGTGGCAGCATGGGCTGGGTCGTCGGCGAGCGCGTGGCCCGGCTGTTCGAGCGCTCGACCCAGGAGGGGATGCCGGTCGTCATCTTCTGTGCCAGCGGCGGCGCCCGGATGCAGGAGAGCCTGGTGTCGCTGATGCAGATGGCCAAGACCAGCGGCGCGGCCGGTCGCCTGGCTGACGCCGGGCTGCCGTACATCAGCGTCCTGACCCACCCGACCTACGGCGGCGTGACCGCCAGCTATGCCTTCCTGGGTGATGTCATCCTGGCCGAGCCCGCCGCGGCCGTGGGTTTCGCCGGCCCGCGCGTGATCGAGGTCACCAACCTGAAGATGGCCGACGGCGTGCAGACCGTCGAGTTCCAGTACGACCACGGCATGGTGGACATGATCGTCCCGCGCAAGGAGATGCGGGAGACGCTGGGGCGCATCCTGCGGTGGGCCATGGCGGGCTGA
- a CDS encoding acetyl-CoA carboxylase carboxyltransferase subunit alpha, whose product MKSKPELETRLAQIDERLVEMRRSPDSSAPHLEELGRLQEEADAVARELFADLEPWDHIGIARHDRRPYSLDYIELLFTDFVELHGDRRHGDDGAIVAGLANFNGEPVAIIGQQKGRTATERKQRNFGMARPEGYRKAMRIMQLAAKRRRPIITFVDTPGADCLEDSESRGISEAIAANQRDMFSLPVPIITAILGEGGSGGAIGLGVADRVLMLEYAYYSVIAPESCAAILWRSAEKRKEAAAALKLTSKDALELGIVDEVVPEPAGGAHRDPVAAATALRTSLEQNLAYLKQYPAEQLMASRYEKFRWMGGPEEARRGR is encoded by the coding sequence ATGAAGAGCAAGCCTGAGCTGGAGACCCGGCTCGCCCAGATAGACGAACGCCTCGTCGAGATGCGCAGGTCCCCCGACTCCAGCGCTCCCCACCTCGAGGAGTTGGGACGCCTGCAGGAGGAGGCCGACGCCGTCGCTCGCGAGCTGTTTGCCGACTTGGAGCCGTGGGATCACATCGGCATCGCCCGGCACGACCGCCGCCCCTACTCGCTGGACTACATCGAGTTGCTGTTCACCGACTTCGTCGAGCTCCATGGGGATCGCCGGCACGGCGATGACGGCGCGATCGTGGCCGGCCTGGCGAACTTCAACGGCGAGCCGGTGGCGATCATCGGCCAGCAGAAGGGCCGCACGGCCACCGAGCGCAAGCAGCGCAACTTCGGCATGGCCCGCCCCGAGGGCTACCGTAAGGCCATGCGCATCATGCAACTGGCGGCCAAGCGGCGCCGGCCGATCATCACCTTCGTGGACACCCCGGGCGCCGACTGCCTGGAGGACTCCGAGAGCCGCGGCATCTCCGAGGCCATCGCCGCCAACCAGCGCGACATGTTCTCCCTGCCGGTGCCGATCATCACCGCGATCCTGGGCGAGGGCGGTAGCGGCGGAGCCATCGGCCTGGGCGTGGCCGACCGGGTGCTCATGCTGGAGTACGCGTACTACTCGGTCATCGCGCCCGAGTCGTGCGCGGCGATCCTGTGGCGCAGCGCCGAGAAACGCAAGGAAGCGGCCGCGGCGCTGAAGCTGACCTCGAAGGACGCCCTGGAGCTGGGGATCGTGGATGAGGTCGTGCCTGAGCCGGCGGGCGGGGCGCATCGCGACCCGGTCGCGGCGGCCACGGCCCTGCGCACCAGCCTGGAGCAGAACCTGGCGTACCTGAAGCAGTACCCGGCGGAGCAGCTCATGGCGTCGCGCTACGAGAAGTTCCGCTGGATGGGCGGACCGGAGGAGGCGCGGCGGGGGAGGTAG
- a CDS encoding DUF2029 domain-containing protein, whose translation MTGILIGYLLLNLGFMLPKCLSGWFVMVDAHVYARAAQNVWRHEGVYPLTPTGDVQAPDGQPMPFLYSPFFAALLGPLGALPTESIVRVFFVLAFACFWGIAATLAWIVNGRVTWRGVLGAGFVAMMTPGVYFSVMSGQIEELLQLLFALAMAGVAPGVLLGVSLLVKPFAAWPLAVMAWRQPRRLIPTAAGALLIGGALGALVCGVDSYGQWMRYSQNTMYGLIFGNMNTSLGLLPLRLAGYTALPSWGRVFLMGMFLVFPGLVAWLMRRRPPQIQASWVAAAALLFAPFSHHYYLPLLLVPMAFEVRGILDAMSHGDALRSREATESHASSAEI comes from the coding sequence GTGACCGGCATCCTCATCGGCTACCTGCTGCTCAACCTCGGCTTCATGCTCCCCAAGTGCCTCAGCGGCTGGTTCGTGATGGTGGATGCCCACGTCTACGCGCGCGCGGCACAGAACGTGTGGCGTCACGAGGGCGTCTATCCGCTGACGCCAACCGGCGACGTCCAGGCTCCCGACGGCCAGCCCATGCCGTTCCTGTACTCGCCCTTCTTCGCGGCCCTGCTGGGGCCTCTGGGGGCGCTGCCCACCGAGAGCATTGTGCGCGTGTTCTTCGTGCTAGCCTTCGCGTGCTTCTGGGGCATTGCGGCGACGCTGGCGTGGATCGTGAACGGCCGCGTGACGTGGCGGGGCGTGCTCGGGGCGGGCTTTGTGGCCATGATGACGCCCGGGGTATACTTCAGCGTCATGTCGGGCCAGATCGAGGAGTTGCTGCAACTACTGTTCGCGCTGGCGATGGCGGGGGTGGCGCCCGGCGTGCTACTGGGGGTATCGCTGCTGGTGAAGCCCTTCGCGGCGTGGCCGCTGGCGGTCATGGCCTGGCGACAGCCGCGTCGCCTCATCCCGACGGCAGCCGGGGCGCTGCTCATCGGGGGGGCGCTGGGGGCGCTGGTCTGTGGGGTGGACAGCTACGGGCAGTGGATGCGCTACTCGCAGAACACGATGTACGGGCTGATCTTCGGCAACATGAACACCTCCCTGGGCCTGCTGCCGCTGCGCCTGGCAGGCTACACGGCCCTGCCCTCCTGGGGGCGGGTGTTCCTGATGGGGATGTTCCTCGTCTTCCCGGGGCTGGTGGCGTGGCTCATGCGGCGGCGCCCCCCGCAGATCCAGGCCTCATGGGTGGCGGCGGCGGCCCTCCTCTTCGCCCCCTTCTCCCACCACTACTACCTCCCGCTGCTGCTGGTGCCGATGGCGTTCGAGGTCAGGGGGATCCTGGACGCGATGTCTCACGGCGATGCCCTGAGGTCGCGCGAGGCGACGGAGTCGCACGCGAGCAGCGCGGAGATCTGA
- a CDS encoding SagB/ThcOx family dehydrogenase, whose protein sequence is MRQPGIGPQYHDVTKYARTEMGNLTTWAREVPRLKEYEEPLATLELPAPQTVDGMPLFEAIGQRRSWRHFAPETLPLSRLSQLLWAIQGLTSQNGPNGLRASASAGALYPNETYVFAHRVEGCDQGIWHYQVRNHTLAQLAQGDFSEPLAQACLGQTACAEAPVVLAFGAVVDRCAWKYGDRAYRYIYMDAGHMGGQAQLAAVALGLASVNIGAFFDDEVNSLLGLDGQREIAVYLAAIGVPA, encoded by the coding sequence ATGCGCCAACCCGGCATCGGACCGCAGTACCACGACGTCACCAAGTACGCCCGCACCGAGATGGGCAACCTGACCACGTGGGCCCGGGAAGTGCCCCGCCTCAAGGAGTACGAGGAGCCGCTGGCGACGCTGGAGCTGCCGGCGCCGCAGACTGTTGACGGCATGCCGCTGTTCGAGGCCATCGGCCAGCGGCGCTCGTGGCGTCACTTCGCCCCCGAGACCTTGCCGCTGTCGCGCCTGTCGCAGTTGCTCTGGGCGATCCAGGGCCTCACCTCCCAGAACGGGCCCAACGGCCTGCGCGCCTCCGCCTCGGCCGGCGCGCTCTACCCCAATGAGACCTACGTCTTCGCCCACCGCGTCGAGGGGTGCGACCAGGGCATCTGGCACTACCAGGTGCGGAACCACACGCTGGCGCAGCTCGCGCAGGGCGACTTCTCTGAGCCGCTGGCCCAGGCGTGCCTGGGCCAGACCGCGTGCGCCGAAGCACCGGTCGTGCTGGCCTTCGGGGCGGTCGTGGACCGCTGCGCCTGGAAGTACGGCGACCGCGCCTATCGCTACATCTACATGGACGCCGGGCACATGGGCGGCCAGGCGCAGCTCGCGGCGGTCGCACTGGGGCTGGCCAGCGTCAACATCGGCGCGTTCTTCGATGACGAGGTCAACAGCCTGCTGGGCCTGGACGGCCAGCGCGAGATCGCCGTCTACCTCGCCGCCATCGGCGTGCCGGCCTGA
- a CDS encoding vitamin B12-dependent ribonucleotide reductase — MPLPAREIELTDNALKVLQRRYLKKDEQGQPIEQPDDMFRRVAENIASADARYGATPAQVEERAQQFHDLMTSLRFMPNSPTLMNAGREFQQLSACFVLPIEDSMESIFEAVKNTALIHKSGGGTGFSFSRLRPAEDVVSSTQGVSSGPVSFMNVFDSATEAIKQGGTRRGANMAILRIDHPDIVAFIEAKRDKSKLQNFNLSVGATEDFMHAVREDREYDLVNPRNRQVTGKLNAREVFDRIVQLAWEGGDPGVIFLDRLNADNPTPNLGEIESTNPCGEQPLLPYESCNLGSINLARMTKGPLLEAELDWDLLAATIHGAVRFLDNVIDMNQFPLPEIGQMTRGNRKIGLGVMGFADLLIQMGIPYNSQEAVGVAETVMSFIEAEGRKASLVLAEERGVFPNWEGSVYDRPDEPLRLRNATITTIAPTGTISIIAGASSGIEPLFAVAFTRTVMDGTQLVEVNPLFEQVVRERGCYTPELMQEIAAAGSIHEIASLPHDLKRIFVTAHDVTPEWHVRIQAAFQRSTDNAVSKTVNFPNEATVEEVAWVYSLAYDLGCKGVTIYRDGCRENQVLTTGKSYEQKDVEPAAMEPRSRPTEVTGVTRAMTTGCGRLYITINSDDHGPFEVFGNMGKAGGCASSQTEALARLISLAFRSGIKSEHIIKQLKGISCHMPAWEQGGGKILSCADAFAQAVERLVMPQDKQMTMNFNGTSFGHVGACPECGGPLAHEEGCLKCHGCGYSQCA; from the coding sequence ATGCCGCTTCCGGCCAGAGAGATCGAACTCACCGACAACGCACTCAAAGTCTTGCAGCGGCGGTATCTGAAGAAGGACGAGCAAGGGCAACCCATCGAGCAACCGGACGACATGTTCCGCCGCGTGGCGGAGAACATCGCCTCGGCCGATGCCCGCTATGGCGCCACGCCCGCGCAGGTGGAGGAACGCGCCCAGCAGTTCCACGACCTGATGACCAGCCTGCGCTTCATGCCCAACTCCCCGACGCTGATGAACGCCGGACGGGAGTTCCAGCAGCTCTCCGCGTGCTTCGTGCTGCCCATCGAGGACTCGATGGAGAGCATCTTCGAGGCCGTCAAGAACACCGCGCTGATCCACAAGAGCGGGGGGGGCACGGGGTTCTCGTTCTCGCGGCTGCGGCCCGCCGAGGATGTCGTCAGCTCGACCCAGGGCGTGTCCAGCGGCCCCGTCTCCTTCATGAACGTGTTCGACTCGGCGACCGAGGCCATCAAGCAGGGCGGCACGCGCCGCGGCGCCAACATGGCCATCCTGCGCATTGACCACCCTGACATCGTCGCCTTCATCGAGGCCAAGCGCGACAAGAGCAAGCTGCAGAACTTCAACCTGTCTGTCGGCGCCACCGAGGACTTCATGCACGCGGTGCGCGAGGACCGGGAGTATGACCTCGTCAATCCGCGCAACCGACAGGTCACCGGGAAGCTGAACGCCCGGGAGGTCTTCGACCGCATCGTGCAACTGGCCTGGGAAGGCGGCGACCCCGGCGTCATCTTCCTCGACCGCCTCAACGCCGACAACCCCACGCCGAACCTGGGCGAGATCGAGAGCACCAACCCCTGCGGCGAGCAGCCGCTGCTCCCGTACGAAAGCTGCAATCTCGGCTCCATCAACCTCGCCCGCATGACCAAGGGCCCGCTGCTGGAGGCCGAGCTGGACTGGGACCTGCTCGCCGCCACCATCCATGGCGCCGTGCGCTTCCTGGACAATGTCATTGACATGAACCAGTTCCCGCTGCCCGAGATCGGGCAGATGACGCGCGGGAACCGCAAGATCGGCCTGGGCGTGATGGGCTTCGCCGACCTGCTCATTCAGATGGGCATCCCCTACAACTCCCAGGAAGCCGTGGGCGTGGCCGAGACCGTCATGTCCTTCATCGAGGCCGAGGGGCGCAAGGCGTCGCTGGTGCTGGCCGAGGAGCGGGGCGTCTTCCCCAACTGGGAGGGCAGCGTCTACGACCGGCCCGACGAGCCCCTCCGCCTGCGCAACGCCACGATCACCACCATCGCGCCCACCGGCACGATCAGCATCATCGCCGGGGCCTCCAGCGGCATCGAGCCGCTCTTCGCCGTGGCCTTCACCCGCACGGTCATGGACGGCACGCAACTGGTGGAGGTCAACCCGCTGTTTGAGCAGGTGGTCCGCGAGCGCGGCTGCTACACGCCCGAGCTGATGCAGGAGATCGCCGCCGCCGGCAGCATCCACGAGATCGCGTCCCTCCCGCATGACCTCAAGCGCATCTTCGTCACCGCCCACGATGTTACGCCCGAATGGCACGTGCGCATCCAGGCCGCCTTCCAGCGCTCGACGGATAATGCCGTCAGCAAGACGGTGAACTTCCCCAACGAGGCGACTGTGGAGGAGGTCGCGTGGGTCTATAGCCTGGCTTACGACCTGGGCTGCAAGGGCGTCACGATCTACCGCGACGGCTGCCGCGAGAACCAGGTGCTGACCACCGGCAAGAGCTACGAGCAGAAGGACGTGGAGCCGGCGGCGATGGAGCCCCGGTCCCGCCCGACCGAGGTCACCGGCGTGACGCGGGCCATGACCACCGGCTGCGGCCGCCTGTACATCACCATCAACAGCGACGACCACGGGCCCTTCGAGGTCTTCGGTAACATGGGCAAGGCGGGCGGGTGCGCCTCGTCGCAGACCGAGGCCCTGGCCCGGCTGATCTCGCTAGCCTTCCGCTCGGGCATCAAGTCCGAGCACATCATCAAGCAGCTCAAGGGCATCAGTTGCCACATGCCCGCCTGGGAACAGGGCGGCGGCAAGATCCTGTCGTGCGCCGACGCCTTCGCCCAGGCCGTCGAGCGTCTGGTCATGCCGCAGGACAAGCAGATGACGATGAACTTCAACGGCACCAGCTTCGGCCACGTCGGCGCCTGCCCCGAATGCGGCGGCCCGCTGGCCCACGAAGAGGGCTGCCTGAAGTGCCACGGGTGTGGCTACAGTCAGTGCGCGTAG